In a single window of the Nocardioides sp. L-11A genome:
- a CDS encoding cation acetate symporter: protein MSADAVPGLVAVVLVTLITLAIGIYGLRFSRTTSDFFVASRTVRPGLNASAIGGEYLSAASFLGIAGLLLVGGADMLWYPVGWTAGYLVLLVLVAAPLRRSGAYTLPDFAEARLGSRTVRAACSLLVVGIGWLYLIPQFEGAGLTLRTAIGAPEWAGPVVVGGVVLANVTSGGMRSVTFVQAFQYWLKLTAILLPVAVLLVVWWGDGRPHGTAGADGWSVPVAGDGGIGLYTTYSLIAGLFLGTMGLPHVVVRFYTNPDGRAARRTTVVVLALLGLFYLWPPVYAALGRVYAGRLVAEGRSDVLVLELPRLMLDGLGGDLLTGLVTAGAFAAFLSTSSGLAIAVSGVLTQDLTTRLVGERRGGVAAFRLAAVVAVVIPIGAALLVRNVGVAQSVGLAFAVAASTFCPLLVLGIWWRRLTAAGALAGLAAGGLGAGGAAIATLAGYAPGGWTGALLGQPAAWSVPLAAAVMVLVSLATADREPAHARRFLVRLHTPESLSR, encoded by the coding sequence GTGAGCGCGGACGCCGTACCGGGGCTCGTCGCGGTCGTCCTGGTCACCCTGATCACGCTGGCGATCGGCATCTACGGGCTGCGTTTCTCGCGGACGACGAGCGACTTCTTCGTCGCGTCCCGCACCGTACGACCCGGCCTGAACGCATCGGCGATCGGCGGGGAGTACCTCTCCGCCGCGTCCTTCCTCGGCATCGCGGGCCTGCTGCTCGTGGGCGGCGCGGACATGCTCTGGTACCCGGTGGGCTGGACCGCCGGCTACCTCGTCCTGCTCGTGCTGGTCGCGGCGCCGCTGCGGCGCTCGGGGGCCTACACACTGCCGGACTTCGCCGAGGCGCGGCTGGGATCGCGCACCGTCCGCGCGGCCTGCTCGCTGCTCGTGGTCGGCATCGGCTGGCTCTACCTGATCCCCCAGTTCGAGGGCGCCGGGCTGACCCTGCGCACCGCCATCGGCGCGCCGGAGTGGGCCGGCCCGGTGGTCGTCGGCGGGGTCGTGCTGGCCAATGTCACCTCCGGCGGGATGCGGTCGGTGACCTTCGTCCAGGCGTTCCAGTACTGGCTGAAGCTGACCGCGATCCTGCTCCCGGTCGCGGTCCTCCTCGTCGTGTGGTGGGGCGACGGACGGCCGCACGGCACGGCGGGCGCGGACGGCTGGTCGGTGCCGGTCGCGGGCGACGGCGGCATCGGCCTCTACACGACGTACTCCCTGATCGCCGGGCTCTTCCTCGGCACCATGGGACTGCCGCACGTCGTGGTCCGGTTCTACACCAATCCCGACGGCCGTGCCGCGCGCCGGACCACCGTCGTCGTCCTCGCGCTGCTGGGGCTGTTCTACCTCTGGCCCCCGGTCTACGCCGCCCTCGGCCGCGTGTACGCCGGGCGCCTGGTCGCCGAGGGCCGCTCCGACGTCCTCGTGCTGGAGCTGCCGCGGCTGATGCTGGACGGGCTCGGCGGCGACCTCCTCACCGGGCTGGTCACGGCCGGCGCGTTCGCGGCCTTCCTGTCGACGTCGTCGGGGCTGGCGATCGCCGTCTCGGGCGTGCTCACCCAGGACCTCACCACCCGGCTCGTCGGCGAGCGGCGCGGCGGGGTCGCCGCGTTCCGCCTCGCAGCGGTCGTCGCCGTGGTGATCCCCATCGGGGCCGCGCTGCTGGTGCGCAACGTCGGGGTGGCGCAGTCGGTCGGCCTGGCGTTCGCCGTGGCCGCGTCGACCTTCTGCCCCCTGCTGGTGCTCGGCATCTGGTGGCGCCGACTCACCGCCGCCGGTGCGCTCGCCGGCCTCGCCGCAGGGGGACTCGGCGCGGGCGGTGCCGCGATCGCCACCCTCGCCGGCTACGCCCCCGGCGGCTGGACCGGCGCCCTGCTCGGCCAGCCCGCCGCGTGGAGCGTGCCGCTCGCGGCGGCGGTCATGGTCCTGGTCTCGCTCGCGACGGCGGACCGGGAGCCGGCGCACGCCCGCCGGTTCCTGGTCCGCCTGCACACGCCGGAGTCGCTCAGCCGCTGA
- a CDS encoding Ig-like domain repeat protein, translating into MNIPALRRVLVTALSAAVAAGALAVTAPSAEAADPTLISTATTTWRYLDDGTDPAAGLPDRTDWADPGFDDTAWRSAKGSFGAKNGALASVSGFVPNTLLTQYKPGGTTDIEAFFFRTEVTVPPGALAGVTSLAAAIRYDDAATVYVNGTRVAGFDDASITANLSYGGSNADVPKLAEFTMPVSAFHEGANTIAVELHQGRASSSDIYLDFVSASLSTAVAPAVSDVILNIGADEKQRNVNWYSTGSAAQSVQYLPAADLVGGAFPATGAEAVTSVPSPANEAGKTAHKATLGGLSPSTEYAYRVGTDGAWSDIATFTTGDFDNNYDFIYVGDPQIGSSGNVANDSAGWADTLAKASIQVPTAEWLLSAGDQVDSAANEQQYDGFLSPHQVTELATSTTVGNHEAGSRSTYYQHYNLPNYDEASGDYWYTYGDTLFLNLDSNFNTEAQRAAHVAWMEATIAANPDTTWQVVVMHHALYSSGPHATDSDVLQRRAYFPDQFKRLGIDLALAGHDHVYTRSHPMDGGTPAPLPADAPAEIQAGQGKILYLTASSASGSKYYGNSNAGASWVAVTSQPNVPQFTRVSVSDAEIGLTTYRTDTMAVVDEITLLAPDDGPEVPADWRVPEARQRLPFAVRGEGLSGPVTGFPVLLTFDDDDLDFAVADPDRLVFTAGDDPTPLPYQVERWDRAGTSVWVRVPRVDATGSEVELYFDGAPQNTTTATDVWDDDYIAVHHFASPSGDFPDATANGWAGSTTGSASVYGAPSESGTPAYQITGAGTYVDYGTAMAADATEQVTFSTSILIDPAQCTASDTGYRVIAGRDVGGGKVAGETYSLVCYQGKVFPRFVVDNVGVNASGGNALASAAWSPGWHDVTTTFDGTTIRTYVDGEQAAAHAISGAIGDGLAPPRFVVDGYSNTPGGVKMSIDEMRLSRVARSADWIKAESLARSGRLTTVGQVESAGQLQLSVTSPAEGAVLPEGDIALAGTTSSAEVTYAVDGADPVSLGQVNGAYAATLAGLEPGTHTVVVTATAGDSQKSVTRRFSVAAVAPEGAPRLSLTDGDLVSGTIDIVASRPGGDADGDVAIEVDGEPLEVRAAEETAQAVFDVSGWQTGFVQDVRVNGESIHPPRTDVNGTLRLDIPEGILREGANTLRISTGSSARPEDTAANNDDFTITDPRLELGNSGTVLRDPAVDPAAPLFIGDGFPAGTANPTVYFREFTLTVEPGALTTYAATWDTSLGADGRHTVAATTEGGTTTAAVDVDNTAPTVTFHEPVDGGRYKGSFTVDVRAEDPHEVDTLTLDLDGEPVAQGTVVDVDTLGPGEHTLTAHAVDKLGNTVDVPVTFDTVGNAPNEPGDPRPADGATGVDPAGTELSVTATDPAGDALDVEFLRGYQGGVSEVAEGATKAALPGRTAGTAATADALAAADGTSLTTAGERSYPFQRFEVDVPTDLAGDEFTVTWRGAVPDGDRAALSVWDHAADRWQLLAEGTGSDLTLEAAASVADTVRDGTATVLVQDVPEVVLDDDDVTTISWLTDTQYYAARETATYEAQIKWTLDHRISDDIAYGVHTGDLVDAGSSVAQWQNASRAHEPWDAAGFPYGVVPGNHDIASGQYETYRTYFGAARFQDNPWYGGTNQDNVQHYDVFSTPDADYLFLYVDWSLSQDEIDWANEVIASHPDHNVVIGTHQYLLNGGSYVTPGQTIFDEIVLPNANVKMILSGHTPGVAMNVKRPSAGRVVVEVMQDSQAVGYAGDGWMRTFDMDATNQTTTHRTFSVTKPGNNFAGNGTEFVAPDGWSGTSNAENFTVPMDITRASREIATDALTVTTRSTQRIGDVVHVESGERATVGTGALDPATSYQWFARVTDADGHRTDSPVWGFTTADQAEPTATSVSLAFSGDPVEGTALTFAMGVTPADAAGSVELFDGTTSLGRADVVSGVAELVVSDLAEGVHALSAEFTPADATAFAGSTSRVLSVRIAPRPEQPGKARPTMTVRSQPSWYGRSAVVVVDVAAGATPASGTVRVSVAGEVLEATLNAAGRARFALDPGLTPGTWPLLVNYTGSDTVEAGYAAGVATVDRVPTVVEAKTKKRIKAARRAKVVLTVRAVAGGPPAGGPVRVKVDGKVRRAVVLAEADGTLRLRLPRLPRGRHKIVVLYDGSATHEAARSRKQVVTVR; encoded by the coding sequence ATGAACATCCCGGCACTGCGCCGTGTTCTCGTCACCGCCCTCTCGGCTGCGGTCGCCGCCGGCGCCCTGGCCGTGACAGCGCCGTCCGCGGAGGCCGCGGACCCGACGTTGATCAGCACCGCGACCACGACCTGGCGCTACCTGGACGACGGCACCGATCCCGCGGCGGGCCTCCCCGATCGCACCGACTGGGCCGACCCGGGCTTCGACGACACCGCGTGGCGGAGCGCGAAGGGTTCCTTCGGCGCGAAGAACGGCGCCCTGGCGAGCGTGAGCGGGTTCGTGCCGAACACGCTCCTGACCCAGTACAAGCCGGGCGGCACCACCGACATCGAGGCATTCTTCTTCCGTACCGAGGTCACCGTCCCGCCCGGCGCTCTCGCCGGGGTCACCTCGCTCGCCGCAGCCATCCGGTACGACGACGCGGCCACCGTCTACGTCAACGGCACCCGGGTCGCCGGCTTCGACGACGCGTCGATCACCGCCAACCTCAGCTACGGCGGCTCCAACGCCGATGTCCCGAAGCTGGCCGAGTTCACCATGCCCGTCAGCGCGTTCCACGAGGGTGCCAACACGATCGCGGTCGAGCTGCACCAGGGCCGGGCCAGCAGCTCGGACATCTACCTCGACTTCGTCAGTGCGAGCCTGAGCACGGCGGTCGCGCCGGCCGTCAGCGACGTCATCCTCAACATCGGGGCCGACGAGAAGCAGCGCAACGTGAACTGGTACTCCACCGGGTCGGCGGCCCAGAGCGTGCAGTACCTGCCCGCCGCCGACCTGGTGGGTGGCGCGTTCCCCGCCACCGGCGCCGAAGCGGTCACCTCCGTCCCCAGTCCGGCCAACGAAGCGGGGAAGACGGCGCACAAGGCGACGCTCGGCGGACTCTCGCCGAGCACCGAGTACGCCTATCGGGTCGGCACCGACGGCGCCTGGTCCGACATCGCGACCTTCACGACGGGGGACTTCGACAACAACTACGACTTCATCTACGTGGGCGATCCGCAGATCGGCTCCTCCGGCAACGTCGCGAACGACAGTGCGGGCTGGGCGGACACCCTGGCGAAGGCGTCGATCCAGGTGCCGACCGCCGAATGGCTGCTCTCGGCCGGCGACCAGGTGGACTCGGCCGCCAACGAGCAGCAGTACGACGGCTTCCTCTCCCCCCACCAGGTCACCGAGCTGGCCACGTCGACCACGGTCGGGAACCACGAGGCCGGGAGTCGCTCGACCTACTACCAGCACTACAACCTGCCGAACTACGACGAGGCCAGCGGCGACTACTGGTACACCTACGGGGACACGCTCTTCCTCAACCTCGACAGCAACTTCAACACCGAGGCCCAGCGTGCCGCCCACGTCGCGTGGATGGAGGCGACCATCGCCGCCAACCCCGACACGACGTGGCAGGTCGTGGTGATGCACCACGCGCTCTACTCGTCCGGTCCCCACGCGACCGACAGCGACGTGCTCCAGCGTCGTGCCTACTTCCCCGACCAGTTCAAGCGCCTGGGCATCGACCTCGCGCTCGCCGGTCACGACCACGTCTACACCCGCAGCCACCCCATGGACGGGGGCACGCCGGCACCGCTGCCGGCCGACGCACCCGCCGAGATCCAGGCCGGCCAGGGCAAGATCCTCTACCTGACCGCGAGCTCGGCGTCGGGAAGCAAGTACTACGGCAACTCCAACGCGGGAGCCTCCTGGGTCGCCGTCACGAGCCAGCCCAACGTCCCGCAGTTCACCCGCGTCTCGGTCAGCGACGCCGAGATCGGTCTCACCACCTATCGCACCGACACGATGGCGGTCGTCGACGAGATCACGCTCCTCGCCCCTGACGACGGCCCGGAGGTGCCGGCGGACTGGAGGGTGCCCGAGGCGCGCCAGCGATTGCCGTTCGCGGTGCGCGGCGAGGGGCTCTCCGGTCCGGTCACGGGCTTCCCGGTGCTCCTCACGTTCGATGACGACGATCTGGACTTCGCCGTCGCCGATCCCGACCGTCTGGTCTTCACGGCCGGTGACGACCCGACGCCGCTGCCCTATCAGGTCGAGCGGTGGGACCGGGCCGGTACGTCGGTGTGGGTGCGGGTCCCGCGCGTCGACGCCACCGGGTCCGAGGTCGAGCTGTACTTCGACGGCGCACCGCAGAACACGACCACCGCCACGGACGTGTGGGACGACGACTACATCGCCGTCCACCACTTCGCGTCGCCGAGCGGCGACTTCCCGGACGCGACGGCCAACGGCTGGGCCGGGAGCACGACGGGCTCGGCGTCGGTCTACGGCGCTCCGAGCGAGAGCGGCACGCCGGCGTACCAGATCACCGGTGCCGGCACCTACGTCGACTACGGCACGGCGATGGCCGCGGACGCGACGGAGCAGGTCACCTTCTCCACGTCGATCCTGATCGACCCGGCGCAGTGCACGGCGAGCGACACCGGCTACCGGGTGATCGCCGGCCGTGACGTCGGGGGCGGGAAGGTCGCCGGGGAGACCTACTCACTGGTCTGCTACCAGGGCAAGGTCTTCCCCCGCTTCGTCGTCGACAACGTCGGAGTCAACGCCAGCGGTGGCAATGCGCTCGCCTCGGCGGCCTGGTCGCCGGGCTGGCACGACGTGACCACGACCTTCGACGGCACCACCATCCGCACCTACGTCGACGGCGAGCAGGCCGCGGCCCATGCCATCAGCGGCGCCATCGGAGACGGGCTGGCCCCGCCGCGATTCGTCGTCGACGGCTACTCCAACACGCCCGGAGGCGTGAAGATGAGCATCGACGAGATGCGCCTGTCGCGCGTCGCCCGCAGCGCGGACTGGATCAAGGCCGAGTCGCTGGCGCGCTCGGGGCGACTCACCACCGTCGGTCAGGTCGAGTCCGCCGGGCAGCTGCAGCTCTCGGTCACCTCGCCCGCGGAGGGCGCCGTCCTCCCCGAAGGCGACATCGCGCTCGCCGGGACGACCAGCAGCGCCGAGGTCACCTACGCCGTCGACGGCGCCGACCCCGTGTCCCTGGGCCAGGTGAACGGCGCCTATGCAGCGACCCTGGCCGGTCTGGAGCCAGGCACCCACACCGTGGTGGTCACCGCCACCGCCGGTGACAGCCAGAAGTCGGTCACCCGTCGCTTCAGCGTTGCCGCCGTCGCCCCGGAGGGAGCGCCGCGACTCTCGCTGACCGACGGCGACCTCGTCTCGGGCACCATCGACATCGTCGCCAGCCGCCCCGGCGGCGACGCGGACGGTGACGTGGCCATCGAGGTCGACGGAGAGCCGCTCGAGGTCCGCGCGGCCGAGGAGACCGCCCAGGCGGTGTTCGACGTGTCGGGCTGGCAGACCGGCTTCGTGCAGGACGTCCGGGTCAACGGCGAGTCGATCCATCCGCCCCGCACCGACGTCAACGGCACGCTGCGCCTCGACATCCCCGAGGGCATCCTGCGCGAGGGGGCGAACACGCTGCGGATCAGCACCGGCAGCTCCGCCCGTCCCGAGGACACCGCCGCCAACAACGACGACTTCACCATCACCGACCCGCGTCTGGAGCTGGGCAACAGCGGCACGGTGCTGCGCGACCCGGCGGTCGACCCGGCCGCGCCGCTGTTCATCGGCGACGGGTTCCCCGCGGGCACGGCCAACCCCACGGTCTACTTCCGCGAGTTCACGCTGACCGTCGAACCGGGAGCGCTGACGACGTACGCCGCCACCTGGGACACCTCCCTGGGCGCGGACGGCCGACACACCGTCGCCGCCACCACCGAGGGCGGGACGACCACCGCTGCGGTCGACGTCGACAACACCGCGCCGACGGTGACCTTCCACGAGCCCGTCGACGGCGGGCGCTACAAGGGATCCTTCACCGTCGACGTCCGCGCCGAGGACCCCCATGAGGTGGACACCCTGACGCTCGACCTCGACGGCGAGCCGGTCGCCCAGGGGACGGTGGTCGACGTCGACACGCTCGGCCCCGGTGAGCACACGCTGACCGCGCACGCCGTGGACAAGCTCGGCAACACCGTCGACGTTCCGGTCACCTTCGACACGGTCGGCAATGCGCCGAACGAGCCGGGTGACCCGCGACCCGCCGACGGAGCGACGGGGGTCGACCCCGCCGGGACCGAGCTCTCGGTCACCGCGACCGATCCTGCCGGGGACGCCCTCGACGTGGAGTTCCTGCGCGGCTACCAGGGAGGCGTCAGCGAGGTCGCCGAGGGCGCCACCAAGGCGGCCCTGCCGGGCCGCACCGCCGGCACCGCGGCGACCGCGGACGCCTTGGCCGCGGCCGACGGGACGTCGTTGACCACCGCCGGCGAGCGCTCGTACCCGTTCCAGCGGTTCGAGGTCGACGTGCCGACGGACCTCGCCGGCGACGAGTTCACCGTGACCTGGCGCGGCGCGGTCCCCGACGGCGACCGCGCGGCCCTGTCGGTCTGGGACCACGCCGCCGACCGCTGGCAGCTGCTGGCGGAGGGCACGGGCAGCGACCTGACCCTCGAGGCGGCCGCGTCGGTCGCGGACACCGTGCGCGACGGGACCGCGACCGTGCTGGTCCAGGACGTTCCCGAGGTCGTGCTCGACGACGACGACGTGACGACGATCTCCTGGCTGACCGACACGCAGTACTACGCGGCTCGCGAGACCGCGACGTACGAGGCTCAGATCAAGTGGACGCTGGACCACCGGATCAGCGACGACATCGCCTACGGCGTGCACACCGGCGACCTCGTCGACGCCGGCTCGTCGGTCGCGCAGTGGCAGAACGCCAGCAGAGCCCATGAGCCCTGGGACGCCGCGGGCTTCCCGTACGGGGTCGTGCCCGGGAACCACGACATCGCGAGCGGCCAGTACGAGACCTATCGCACCTACTTCGGTGCCGCGCGGTTCCAGGACAACCCGTGGTACGGCGGCACCAACCAGGACAACGTCCAGCACTACGACGTGTTCTCGACCCCGGACGCCGACTACCTCTTCCTCTACGTCGACTGGTCGCTCTCCCAGGACGAGATCGACTGGGCGAACGAGGTCATCGCGTCCCATCCGGACCACAACGTGGTGATCGGCACGCACCAGTACCTGCTCAACGGCGGCTCCTACGTCACGCCCGGCCAGACGATCTTCGACGAGATCGTGCTGCCGAACGCCAACGTGAAGATGATCCTGTCGGGGCACACGCCCGGTGTGGCGATGAACGTGAAGCGACCCAGTGCCGGACGGGTGGTCGTGGAGGTCATGCAGGACTCGCAGGCGGTCGGGTACGCCGGCGACGGCTGGATGCGCACCTTCGACATGGACGCCACGAACCAGACGACCACGCACCGGACCTTCTCGGTCACCAAGCCGGGCAACAACTTCGCCGGCAACGGCACCGAGTTCGTCGCGCCGGACGGCTGGAGCGGGACGTCGAACGCCGAGAACTTCACGGTGCCGATGGACATCACCCGGGCCAGCCGGGAGATCGCGACCGACGCGCTCACGGTCACGACGCGCAGCACGCAGCGGATCGGTGACGTCGTCCATGTCGAGTCCGGTGAGCGCGCCACGGTCGGCACCGGAGCACTCGACCCGGCCACGTCGTACCAGTGGTTCGCGCGCGTCACCGATGCCGACGGTCACCGGACGGACTCCCCGGTGTGGGGCTTCACCACCGCGGACCAGGCCGAGCCGACCGCCACCTCGGTGTCGCTCGCCTTCTCCGGCGATCCGGTCGAGGGCACTGCGCTGACGTTCGCGATGGGCGTCACTCCCGCCGATGCGGCAGGCTCGGTGGAGCTGTTCGACGGGACGACCAGCCTGGGCCGGGCGGACGTGGTGTCCGGGGTGGCGGAGCTCGTGGTGAGCGATCTCGCCGAGGGCGTCCACGCGCTCAGTGCGGAGTTCACACCCGCCGACGCGACCGCCTTCGCGGGCTCGACCTCCCGCGTCCTGTCCGTCCGGATCGCACCACGACCCGAGCAGCCCGGCAAGGCACGGCCGACGATGACCGTGCGCTCGCAGCCGTCCTGGTACGGACGGTCCGCGGTCGTGGTGGTCGACGTGGCGGCCGGTGCGACGCCCGCCTCCGGCACGGTGCGGGTCAGCGTCGCGGGCGAGGTCCTCGAGGCCACCCTCAACGCGGCCGGCCGCGCCCGCTTCGCCCTCGACCCGGGGCTGACTCCCGGCACCTGGCCGCTGCTGGTCAACTACACCGGCTCCGACACCGTCGAGGCGGGGTACGCAGCGGGTGTGGCGACGGTGGACCGCGTCCCGACGGTGGTCGAGGCGAAGACCAAGAAGCGGATCAAGGCCGCGCGCCGCGCGAAGGTGGTGCTCACGGTGCGTGCCGTCGCGGGTGGACCGCCGGCCGGCGGCCCCGTCCGGGTCAAGGTCGACGGCAAGGTACGCCGGGCCGTGGTGCTCGCGGAGGCCGACGGCACGCTGCGCCTCCGGCTGCCCCGGCTGCCGCGCGGTCGCCACAAGATCGTCGTGCTCTACGACGGCTCGGCGACCCACGAGGCGGCGCGCAGCCGCAAGCAGGTGGTCACGGTGCGCTGA